The Alkalihalobacillus sp. TS-13 genomic interval CATGCTGGATCCTCCTTATGGACGGCGTTATCCCTTAGGCTTGACCTTTAATAGAGGAATTATTCGAAATCAGGTGTACCATTCAAGAAGAACACAGCCAATGTGCCAGGTCCAGCATGCGCTCCAATCGCACAACCGATTGTATTCACCATAACGTTTTTGGGGTTGAAAGTGGATTCAATCAAATCTTTCAATTCATTTGCACGGGATAGATCGTCAGCATGCGAAATCGCAACTGTCTGATTTTCCATTTCACTGCTGCGTTCGCCAATCAACTCGATCAGGCGTGAAAGAACTTTCTTGCTTCCTCTTACTTTTTCCAGAGGAAACAGCTTTCCATCTTCCATGTGCAAAATTGGTTTGATCTTGAGAAGTCCTCCTACAAAGCCTGCTGTTTTGGAGACACGTCCCCCTCGAACCAAATATTCTAAATCATCCACAGTAAAAATGTGTTCGATTTTGTCAATTAGGGTATGTGTGTAAGTAATAAGAGCGTCTATATCATCTGAGCCTTGTTGGATAGCTTGAGCTACATAATAGGCAATCAATCCATATCCAAGCGAAGCACTCTTTGAATCGATGATCGTTATGTTGGTTTTCACGCCGTCATCCTGTAACTGATCTCGAACGAGACAGGCGGTTTGATATGTACCGGATAACTCAGAGGACAATGTAATATAAATA includes:
- a CDS encoding DegV family protein: MTIQLIVDTGCDLPQHVVDEQKIHVLPLVVHVNEEEYYDKESIQPSRLYSLMRDGAAPKTSQVPPDRMRSLFEKLAESGQPAIYITLSSELSGTYQTACLVRDQLQDDGVKTNITIIDSKSASLGYGLIAYYVAQAIQQGSDDIDALITYTHTLIDKIEHIFTVDDLEYLVRGGRVSKTAGFVGGLLKIKPILHMEDGKLFPLEKVRGSKKVLSRLIELIGERSSEMENQTVAISHADDLSRANELKDLIESTFNPKNVMVNTIGCAIGAHAGPGTLAVFFLNGTPDFE